From a region of the Haloferax volcanii DS2 genome:
- the aglJ gene encoding S-layer glycoprotein N-glycosyltransferase AglJ: protein MPTPDAVCILTPTYNEAETIADVISDYRDEGFANVLVIDGGSTDGTRELAEDAGAHVVVQSGSGKGQAVREAVEDHIQAPYVLMLDGDGTYEATDATKMLDPLTEGYDHVIGDRFADMRPGAMTRLNRVGNRIINRAFAFIHGQDFRDILSGYRAFTRESFLDMTLTSDGFGIETEMAVECAKRGIKTTVVPTTYYPRPDGSDTNLDPIRDGGIIFLELYRRAKTNNPLFYFGSVGFASTATGLGLALYVAYEWVVRSISHEVIAVVSMAGILFGVQLLMFGVLSDLILSLHREQMKRIEELE from the coding sequence ATGCCCACCCCCGATGCCGTCTGTATCCTCACCCCCACCTACAACGAGGCGGAAACAATCGCTGATGTCATCTCAGATTACCGAGATGAGGGATTCGCCAACGTCCTCGTCATCGACGGCGGCTCCACAGATGGGACACGGGAACTCGCCGAAGACGCCGGTGCTCATGTCGTCGTCCAGTCGGGGTCCGGAAAAGGCCAGGCTGTCAGAGAAGCCGTTGAAGACCACATTCAAGCGCCGTACGTCCTGATGCTCGATGGCGACGGGACCTACGAAGCGACAGACGCCACCAAGATGCTCGACCCGCTCACCGAGGGGTACGACCACGTCATCGGCGACCGATTCGCCGATATGCGGCCGGGCGCGATGACGCGGCTCAACAGAGTCGGAAACCGCATCATCAACCGGGCGTTCGCGTTTATTCACGGTCAGGACTTTCGTGATATCCTCAGCGGCTACCGGGCGTTCACCCGCGAGTCGTTTCTCGACATGACGCTAACTTCCGACGGCTTCGGCATCGAGACGGAGATGGCCGTCGAGTGCGCGAAGCGTGGTATCAAGACGACGGTCGTGCCCACGACCTACTACCCGCGGCCCGACGGCTCGGATACGAATCTCGACCCGATCCGCGACGGTGGTATCATCTTCCTGGAACTGTATCGCCGCGCCAAGACCAACAACCCGCTTTTCTACTTCGGCAGCGTCGGGTTCGCGTCGACCGCGACCGGGCTCGGGCTCGCCCTGTACGTCGCCTACGAGTGGGTCGTTCGCTCGATTTCCCACGAGGTCATCGCCGTCGTCTCTATGGCAGGTATTCTCTTCGGGGTACAACTGCTGATGTTCGGCGTGCTGTCGGATCTCATCCTCTCGCTACACCGCGAGCAGATGAAACGAATCGAAGAACTGGAGTGA
- the ilvC gene encoding ketol-acid reductoisomerase, whose protein sequence is MTELTTEVYYDDDADRSQIDDKTVAVIGYGSQGHAHAQNLADSGVDVVVGLRANSSSRSAAEADGLRVKEPAAAAAEGDIVSVLVPDTVQPAVFEEIRDSLDAGDTLQFAHGFNIHYNQIRPPEDVDVTMVAPKSPGHLVRRNYESNEGTPGLIAVYQDVTGDAKEEALAYAHGLGCTRAGVIETTFQEETETDLFGEQAVLCGGVTSLVKQGYETLVDAGYSPEMAYFECLNELKLIVDLMYEGGLGEMWHSVSDTAEFGGLTRGDRVVDEHARENMEEILEEVQDGTFAREWILENQAGRPSYSQLKDAEENHHIEQVGAPLRDLFAWADEEDEADAEKAEAPADD, encoded by the coding sequence ATGACAGAACTCACCACCGAAGTGTACTACGACGACGACGCCGACCGCTCGCAAATCGACGACAAGACCGTAGCCGTCATCGGCTACGGCAGTCAGGGCCACGCCCACGCGCAGAACCTCGCGGACAGCGGGGTCGACGTGGTCGTCGGCCTGCGCGCGAACTCCTCGTCCCGAAGCGCCGCGGAAGCCGACGGCCTCCGCGTCAAAGAGCCCGCCGCGGCGGCCGCCGAGGGCGACATCGTCTCCGTGCTCGTCCCCGACACCGTCCAGCCGGCGGTGTTCGAGGAGATTCGAGACTCGCTGGACGCCGGCGACACGCTCCAGTTCGCCCACGGATTCAACATCCACTACAACCAGATCCGGCCCCCGGAAGACGTCGACGTGACGATGGTCGCGCCGAAGTCGCCGGGCCACCTCGTCCGCCGCAACTACGAGTCCAACGAGGGGACGCCGGGTCTCATCGCGGTCTACCAGGACGTGACGGGCGACGCCAAGGAGGAGGCGCTGGCCTACGCGCACGGCCTCGGCTGCACCCGAGCGGGCGTCATCGAGACGACGTTCCAGGAGGAGACCGAGACCGACCTGTTCGGCGAGCAGGCCGTCCTCTGCGGCGGCGTCACCTCGCTCGTCAAGCAGGGCTACGAGACGCTCGTCGACGCGGGCTACTCCCCCGAGATGGCCTACTTCGAGTGCCTGAACGAACTGAAGCTCATCGTCGACCTGATGTACGAAGGCGGGCTCGGCGAGATGTGGCACTCCGTCTCCGACACCGCCGAGTTCGGCGGGCTGACCCGCGGCGACCGCGTCGTCGACGAGCACGCCCGCGAGAACATGGAGGAGATTCTGGAGGAGGTCCAGGACGGCACCTTCGCCCGCGAGTGGATTCTGGAGAACCAGGCGGGCCGGCCGTCGTACTCCCAGCTCAAGGACGCAGAGGAGAACCACCACATCGAACAGGTCGGCGCGCCGCTGCGCGATCTGTTCGCGTGGGCCGACGAGGAAGACGAGGCGGACGCGGAGAAAGCCGAAGCGCCGGCGGACGACTGA
- the ilvN gene encoding acetolactate synthase small subunit has product MSDNRTGLQGPAPDERPHPDGRRNAQGIRIDPEAESEHEPRRAVFSAIVEDEPGVLSRVAGLAARRQFNIESLTVGPTTVEDHSRITMVVEEPEPGIDQIEKQLAKLKPVISVGELDDDAVRAELVLLKVRGEDPDKVHAITEMYDGRTLDAGPETITVQLTGDERKIDDAVDAFRRFGIIEIARTGQTALAHGSKKTVPGEEPGTSGEPTKPNTNTQ; this is encoded by the coding sequence ATGAGCGACAATCGGACAGGACTGCAAGGCCCCGCGCCCGACGAGCGGCCGCACCCCGACGGCCGCCGCAACGCGCAGGGCATCCGCATCGACCCCGAAGCGGAATCGGAACACGAACCGCGGCGCGCGGTCTTTTCGGCCATCGTCGAGGACGAACCCGGCGTGCTCTCGCGCGTCGCCGGCCTCGCCGCCCGCCGTCAGTTCAACATCGAGAGCCTCACCGTGGGCCCGACGACAGTCGAGGACCACTCCCGCATCACGATGGTCGTCGAGGAGCCCGAACCGGGCATCGACCAGATCGAAAAACAGCTCGCGAAGCTCAAGCCCGTCATCTCCGTCGGCGAGCTGGACGACGACGCCGTCCGCGCGGAACTCGTCCTCCTGAAGGTCCGCGGCGAGGACCCCGACAAGGTCCACGCCATCACGGAGATGTACGACGGCCGCACCCTCGACGCCGGTCCCGAGACCATCACGGTCCAGCTCACCGGCGACGAGCGCAAGATAGACGACGCCGTGGACGCGTTCCGACGGTTCGGCATCATCGAAATCGCCCGGACCGGCCAGACCGCGCTCGCCCACGGCTCGAAGAAGACCGTCCCCGGAGAGGAACCCGGAACCTCCGGCGAACCCACCAAACCCAACACCAACACGCAATGA
- the leuC gene encoding 3-isopropylmalate dehydratase large subunit: MSEGTLYDKVWEEHTVSELPTGQTQLFCGLHLIHEVTSPQAFGMLQERDLEVAYPNRTHATVDHIVPTSDQSRPFRDDAAEEMMAELEQNVREAGINFSDPTSGEQGIVHVIGPEKGLTQPGMTIVCGDSHTSTHGAFGALAFGIGTSQIRDVLATQTVAMEKKKVRKIEVTGELGPGVEAKDVILEIIRRLGTEGGVGYVYEYAGEAIEDLDMEGRMSICNMSIEGGARAGYVNPDETTYEWLKETEYFQENPERFDELKPYWESIRSDEDAEYDDVVTIDGSELEPVVTWGTTPGQGVGITQPIPAPEDLPEEKQETARMAQEHMGVTPGETMEGYEIDVAFLGSCTNARLPDLRRAAGVVKGRQVADSVRAMVVPGSQRVKAAAEAEGLDEVFKEAGFEWREAGCSMCLGMNEDQLEGDEASASSSNRNFIGRQGSKDGRTVLMNPRMVAAAAVTGEVTDVRELKEVTTV; the protein is encoded by the coding sequence ATGAGTGAGGGAACGCTGTACGACAAGGTCTGGGAGGAACACACGGTTTCGGAGCTGCCGACCGGCCAGACGCAGCTGTTCTGTGGCCTCCACCTCATCCACGAGGTGACGAGCCCGCAGGCGTTCGGCATGTTGCAGGAGCGCGACCTCGAAGTCGCCTACCCGAACCGGACGCACGCGACGGTCGACCACATCGTCCCCACGTCGGACCAGTCGCGGCCGTTCCGCGACGACGCCGCCGAGGAGATGATGGCCGAACTGGAGCAGAACGTCCGCGAAGCGGGCATCAACTTCTCGGACCCCACGTCGGGCGAGCAGGGAATCGTCCACGTCATCGGGCCCGAGAAGGGACTCACCCAGCCCGGCATGACCATCGTCTGCGGCGACAGCCACACCTCGACCCACGGCGCGTTCGGCGCGCTCGCGTTCGGTATCGGGACGAGCCAGATTCGCGACGTGCTGGCGACCCAGACCGTCGCGATGGAGAAGAAGAAGGTGCGGAAAATCGAGGTCACGGGCGAACTCGGCCCCGGCGTCGAAGCGAAGGACGTCATCCTCGAAATCATCCGTCGCCTCGGCACCGAAGGCGGCGTCGGCTACGTCTACGAGTACGCCGGCGAGGCCATCGAGGATCTCGACATGGAGGGCCGGATGAGCATCTGTAACATGTCCATCGAGGGCGGCGCTCGCGCGGGCTACGTCAACCCCGACGAGACCACCTACGAGTGGCTGAAAGAGACCGAGTACTTCCAGGAGAACCCCGAGCGGTTCGACGAACTCAAGCCGTACTGGGAATCCATCCGCTCCGACGAGGACGCCGAGTACGACGACGTCGTCACCATCGACGGCTCCGAACTCGAACCCGTCGTGACGTGGGGGACCACGCCCGGACAGGGCGTCGGCATCACCCAGCCGATTCCGGCCCCCGAAGACCTGCCCGAGGAGAAGCAGGAAACCGCCCGGATGGCGCAGGAACACATGGGCGTCACGCCCGGCGAGACGATGGAGGGCTACGAAATCGACGTGGCTTTCCTCGGCTCGTGTACGAACGCTCGCCTGCCCGACCTCCGCCGCGCGGCGGGGGTCGTGAAGGGTCGACAGGTCGCGGACAGCGTCCGCGCGATGGTCGTCCCCGGCAGTCAGCGCGTCAAGGCCGCCGCCGAAGCGGAGGGCCTCGACGAGGTGTTCAAAGAAGCCGGCTTCGAGTGGCGCGAGGCGGGCTGTTCGATGTGTCTCGGCATGAACGAGGACCAACTGGAGGGCGACGAGGCCTCCGCGTCCTCGTCGAACCGCAACTTCATCGGCCGGCAGGGGTCGAAAGACGGCCGCACCGTCCTGATGAACCCGCGCATGGTCGCCGCGGCGGCCGTCACCGGGGAAGTGACTGACGTACGCGAACTGAAGGAGGTGACCACGGTATGA
- the leuB gene encoding 3-isopropylmalate dehydrogenase, with the protein MTEEIVVIPGDGIGAEVIPAAVDVLKAVGDFEFVEADAGDHVKEETGEALPQETYDLAAEADATLFGAAGETAADVILPLRTAVDSFVNVRPAKAYPGVDALRPETDLVFLRENTEGVYSGHEDRLSEDLSTLTRVVTTSASERLAEYACDYVGGEGGSFQVAHKANVMRETDGRFRDAAVAVADERGVETEEVLMDAFATRVCLDPTQFDTIVCPNLAGDVLSDLAAGLVGGLGLLPSANIGPDAALFEPVHGSAPDIAGEGIANPAATILSAAMLLDYLDHEAEADRVRSAVEGVLADGPRTPDLGGDASTEDVTAAILDRL; encoded by the coding sequence ATGACTGAGGAAATCGTCGTCATCCCCGGCGACGGCATCGGCGCGGAGGTCATCCCGGCGGCGGTTGACGTGCTGAAGGCCGTCGGCGACTTCGAGTTCGTCGAGGCCGACGCCGGCGACCACGTCAAAGAAGAGACCGGCGAGGCGCTCCCGCAGGAGACGTACGACCTCGCCGCCGAGGCCGACGCGACGCTGTTCGGCGCGGCCGGCGAGACCGCGGCGGACGTCATCCTGCCGCTTCGGACCGCGGTGGACTCCTTCGTCAACGTCCGCCCGGCGAAGGCCTACCCCGGCGTCGACGCGCTCCGCCCGGAGACGGACCTCGTCTTCCTCCGGGAGAACACCGAAGGCGTCTACTCGGGCCACGAGGACCGCCTCTCCGAGGACCTCTCGACGCTCACGCGCGTCGTCACCACCTCGGCGTCCGAGCGACTCGCCGAGTACGCCTGCGACTACGTCGGCGGCGAGGGCGGCAGCTTCCAGGTCGCCCACAAGGCGAACGTGATGCGCGAGACGGACGGTCGCTTCCGCGACGCCGCCGTCGCCGTCGCCGACGAGCGCGGCGTCGAGACCGAGGAGGTCCTGATGGACGCCTTCGCGACGCGCGTCTGTCTCGACCCCACGCAGTTCGACACCATCGTCTGTCCGAACCTCGCGGGCGACGTGCTGTCGGACCTCGCCGCCGGCCTCGTCGGCGGCCTCGGACTGCTCCCCTCGGCGAACATCGGCCCGGACGCCGCGCTGTTCGAACCGGTCCACGGCTCCGCGCCCGACATCGCCGGCGAGGGCATCGCCAACCCGGCCGCGACGATTCTGTCCGCGGCGATGCTGCTCGACTACCTCGACCACGAGGCCGAAGCCGACCGCGTCCGGTCGGCCGTCGAAGGCGTCCTCGCCGACGGGCCGCGCACGCCCGACCTCGGCGGCGACGCCTCCACGGAGGACGTGACCGCCGCGATTCTCGACCGACTCTGA
- the leuD gene encoding 3-isopropylmalate dehydratase small subunit yields MTDEIPEIDSASGTGVPIRGNDIDTDQIIPARFMKVVTFDGLGEFAFFDQRYDENDEPKDHPLNEPQFQDASIMVVNANFGCGSSREHAPQALMRWGIDAIVGESFAEIFAGNCLALGIPTVTADHETVTELQDWVDEHPDGDIDVDVENETVTYGDTTVDVTVDDAQRKALTEGVWDTTALMKSNADAVAEKAAALPYVDD; encoded by the coding sequence ATGACCGACGAAATCCCCGAAATCGACTCCGCGTCCGGCACCGGCGTGCCCATCCGCGGCAACGACATCGACACGGACCAGATAATCCCGGCGCGGTTCATGAAGGTCGTCACGTTCGACGGCCTCGGCGAGTTCGCGTTCTTCGACCAGCGCTACGACGAGAACGACGAACCCAAGGACCACCCGCTGAACGAGCCGCAGTTCCAGGACGCGTCCATCATGGTCGTCAACGCCAACTTCGGCTGTGGCTCCTCTCGGGAGCACGCCCCGCAGGCGCTCATGCGCTGGGGCATCGACGCCATCGTCGGCGAGTCGTTCGCGGAGATTTTCGCGGGCAACTGCCTCGCGCTCGGCATCCCGACGGTCACCGCGGACCACGAGACGGTCACCGAACTCCAGGACTGGGTCGACGAGCACCCGGACGGCGACATCGACGTGGACGTGGAAAACGAGACGGTCACCTACGGCGACACCACCGTGGACGTGACCGTCGACGACGCACAACGGAAGGCGCTCACCGAGGGCGTCTGGGACACGACGGCGCTCATGAAGTCGAACGCCGACGCGGTCGCCGAGAAAGCCGCCGCCCTGCCCTACGTCGATGACTGA
- a CDS encoding DUF5779 family protein, with translation MGDFNLNLQTAEEHLDEDDAEGDVVLGVLDGSTPSEEWVQSVARGNVLFLAIEGDLNKLASGFARDIKDMGGQLMHFRKFLVVSPPGVDINTDDL, from the coding sequence ATGGGCGATTTCAATCTCAACTTGCAGACGGCCGAAGAACACCTCGACGAGGACGACGCCGAGGGTGACGTGGTCCTCGGCGTCCTCGACGGGTCGACCCCGTCCGAGGAGTGGGTCCAGTCCGTCGCCCGCGGAAACGTCCTCTTTCTCGCCATCGAGGGCGACCTCAACAAGCTCGCGTCGGGCTTCGCACGCGACATCAAGGATATGGGCGGCCAGCTGATGCACTTCCGGAAGTTCCTCGTCGTCTCCCCGCCGGGCGTGGACATCAACACGGACGACCTCTGA
- a CDS encoding ISH3 family transposase has translation MSKQPQQADDEIHEDQLLNFLVNSLDEEVALSLAENAELDAEDIYEVLVGACADGTSVSTLCKRSEGAPHENSVLYHLRTKFDLETLEQVGNTLLQKDILNVLPQQVEVCADLLLRPYYGDEDDTDGLHHSQAKRGTTAFHAYATLYARVKNKRYTLAVRRLEDGDTASSVLAEFLGILDGLDLGVKAVYLDREFYDSKCLTLLQAHNHAYVMPIVRWGRTIKRELSEGWSRVIQHSLTARLDGHSWTVEFPVYIDCTYQNGRYDEHGVARHGYAADAPFINSPRDARYHYAKRFGIEASYRLSEQSIATTSTQNPVVRLLYVVVSLLLQNVWRYLHWEYVATPRRGGRRLWEWSFKEFINMVRRAAWTALAVRRAVPANRPPDDRFHR, from the coding sequence GTGTCCAAGCAACCACAGCAAGCAGACGATGAAATCCACGAGGACCAGCTCCTTAACTTCCTCGTCAACTCTCTTGACGAGGAAGTTGCTCTCTCACTCGCTGAAAACGCTGAACTCGATGCTGAAGACATCTACGAGGTCCTCGTCGGCGCCTGCGCCGACGGGACCTCGGTCTCTACACTCTGCAAGAGAAGCGAAGGTGCACCTCACGAAAACTCGGTTCTCTACCATCTCCGCACTAAATTCGATCTAGAAACGCTCGAACAGGTTGGAAACACGCTCCTCCAGAAGGACATTCTCAACGTCCTTCCCCAGCAGGTGGAGGTCTGCGCAGACCTCCTCCTGCGGCCCTACTACGGCGACGAAGACGATACAGACGGCCTGCATCACTCACAAGCGAAGCGTGGAACCACCGCGTTCCACGCGTACGCGACACTGTACGCACGCGTGAAGAACAAACGCTACACGCTGGCGGTGCGCCGTCTCGAAGACGGCGACACCGCCAGCAGTGTCCTCGCAGAGTTCCTCGGTATTCTCGACGGCCTTGACCTCGGTGTCAAGGCCGTCTATCTTGACCGCGAATTCTACGACAGCAAGTGTTTGACGCTGCTTCAGGCGCACAACCACGCGTACGTCATGCCGATCGTCCGCTGGGGACGGACGATCAAGCGAGAACTCTCGGAAGGGTGGAGTCGCGTGATTCAGCACAGTCTGACGGCGAGACTCGACGGTCACAGCTGGACCGTCGAGTTCCCCGTCTACATCGACTGTACCTACCAGAACGGACGGTACGACGAACATGGGGTGGCGCGTCACGGCTACGCCGCTGACGCGCCGTTCATCAACTCACCACGAGACGCTCGATACCACTACGCGAAACGCTTCGGTATCGAGGCAAGCTATCGACTCTCCGAGCAAAGTATCGCGACGACCTCGACACAAAATCCGGTCGTACGGCTGTTGTACGTCGTGGTGAGCTTGCTGTTACAGAACGTGTGGCGGTATTTGCACTGGGAGTACGTGGCGACGCCCCGCCGTGGGGGGCGTCGCCTCTGGGAGTGGTCGTTCAAGGAGTTCATCAATATGGTCCGTCGAGCAGCGTGGACGGCCCTCGCGGTGCGTCGGGCTGTCCCCGCGAACCGACCACCAGACGACCGGTTCCACCGGTAA
- the ilvB gene encoding biosynthetic-type acetolactate synthase large subunit has translation MSERTAATTDPDATDAADDAAQTPTEVTSGSTAVVRALENAGVETAFGVQGGAIMPIYDALYHSDIRHVTMAHEQGAAHAADAYGVVRGDPGVCLATSGPGATNLVTGIADANMDSDAVLALTGQVPSDMVGSDAFQETDTTGVTAPITKHNYFASSPDTVGDTVGEAFALAAEGRPGPTLVDLPKDVSLNETDTESGPAQPPETCRARTDPADSQVEAAARAIERAEKPLLLFGGGVVKADATEVARQFATEHRIPVVTTMPGIGAMPEDHELCLSWAGMHGTGYANMAITHTDCLIAVGTRFDDRLTGGIDTFAPEAEVVHIDIDPAEISKNVHADYPVVGDAGRAIERVDAELDEGPDAREWVDQCLAWKDDYPMDYAAPDNEPLKPQFVVEALDEATPDETIVTSGVGQHQMWAAQYWTFTEPRRWVSSHGLGTMGYGLPAAIGARVAADDDETVVCVDGDASFLMTIQELSVAVRENLDITVAILNNEYIGMVRQWQDAFFEGRRMAAGYDWCPQFDKLAEAFGARGWTVDSYEEVPDVIEEALAYDGPSVIDFHVDPAENVYPMVSSGGANGKFALSEDQL, from the coding sequence ATGAGCGAACGAACCGCAGCCACGACCGACCCCGACGCGACCGACGCCGCCGACGACGCGGCCCAGACGCCGACCGAAGTCACCTCGGGTTCGACGGCCGTCGTCCGCGCCCTCGAAAACGCCGGCGTCGAGACCGCCTTCGGCGTGCAGGGCGGGGCGATAATGCCCATCTACGACGCGCTGTACCACTCCGACATCCGTCACGTGACGATGGCCCACGAGCAGGGCGCGGCGCACGCGGCCGACGCGTACGGCGTCGTTCGCGGCGACCCCGGCGTCTGTCTCGCCACGTCCGGTCCGGGAGCGACCAACCTCGTGACCGGCATCGCCGACGCGAACATGGACTCCGACGCGGTGCTCGCGCTCACGGGACAGGTCCCGTCCGACATGGTCGGCTCCGACGCGTTCCAGGAGACCGACACCACGGGCGTCACCGCGCCCATCACGAAGCACAACTACTTCGCCTCGTCGCCCGACACCGTCGGCGACACCGTCGGCGAAGCGTTCGCGCTCGCCGCCGAGGGCCGACCCGGCCCGACGCTCGTCGACCTCCCGAAGGACGTCTCGCTCAACGAGACCGACACCGAGTCGGGGCCGGCACAGCCCCCCGAGACGTGTCGCGCCCGCACCGACCCGGCCGACTCGCAGGTCGAGGCCGCCGCGCGCGCAATCGAGCGCGCGGAGAAGCCCCTCCTGTTGTTCGGCGGCGGCGTCGTCAAGGCCGACGCGACCGAGGTGGCCCGGCAGTTCGCGACCGAGCACCGGATTCCGGTCGTCACCACGATGCCCGGAATCGGCGCGATGCCGGAGGACCACGAGCTCTGCCTCTCATGGGCGGGAATGCACGGCACCGGCTACGCCAACATGGCCATCACGCACACCGACTGCCTCATCGCGGTCGGCACGCGGTTCGACGACCGCCTGACCGGCGGCATCGACACGTTCGCGCCCGAGGCCGAAGTCGTCCACATCGACATCGACCCGGCGGAAATCTCGAAGAACGTCCACGCGGACTACCCGGTCGTCGGCGACGCCGGCCGCGCCATCGAGCGCGTCGACGCCGAACTCGACGAGGGTCCCGACGCGCGCGAGTGGGTCGACCAGTGTCTCGCGTGGAAAGACGACTACCCGATGGACTACGCGGCCCCGGACAACGAGCCGCTGAAGCCGCAGTTCGTCGTCGAGGCGCTCGACGAGGCCACGCCAGACGAGACCATCGTCACGAGCGGCGTCGGCCAACACCAGATGTGGGCCGCCCAGTACTGGACGTTCACCGAGCCGCGGCGGTGGGTTTCGTCCCACGGCCTCGGCACGATGGGCTACGGCCTGCCCGCCGCAATCGGCGCGCGGGTCGCGGCCGACGACGACGAGACGGTCGTCTGCGTCGACGGCGACGCCTCGTTCCTGATGACGATTCAGGAGCTGTCGGTCGCCGTCCGCGAGAACCTCGACATCACGGTCGCCATCCTGAACAACGAGTACATCGGGATGGTCCGCCAGTGGCAGGACGCCTTCTTCGAGGGCCGACGCATGGCCGCCGGCTACGACTGGTGTCCCCAGTTCGACAAGCTCGCCGAGGCGTTCGGCGCGCGCGGCTGGACCGTCGACTCCTACGAGGAGGTTCCCGACGTCATCGAGGAAGCGCTCGCGTACGACGGCCCCTCGGTCATCGACTTCCACGTCGACCCGGCGGAGAACGTCTATCCGATGGTCTCCTCGGGCGGCGCGAACGGCAAATTCGCACTCTCGGAGGACCAGTTATGA
- a CDS encoding ribbon-helix-helix domain-containing protein: MTEYTTVSIPKELAARVDDTIEGTTFSSTSDLVRFLLRSIVIQHERSGGDLSEAEFQEIAEQLTDLGYLR, from the coding sequence ATGACCGAGTACACGACGGTCTCGATTCCGAAGGAGTTGGCCGCTCGCGTCGACGACACCATCGAAGGAACCACCTTCTCGAGCACGAGCGATCTCGTCCGGTTCCTCCTCCGCAGCATCGTCATCCAGCACGAGCGCTCCGGCGGCGATCTCTCGGAGGCGGAGTTCCAAGAAATCGCGGAGCAACTGACCGACCTCGGCTACCTGCGGTAG
- a CDS encoding LeuA family protein, with protein MTRCLTTTRRIRRVPRRVEFFQGTLAQQSEIEDVRIFDTTLRDGEQSPRTSFSYEEKRDIAETLDDMGTHVIEAGFPVNSEAEFEAVADIAASTDATTCGLARVVDKDIEAALDSGVDMVHTFVSTSDVQLADSMHASREEAVERAVRSVEHVRDAGVEVMFSPMDATRTDEDFLIEVVEAVSEAGVDWINLPDTCGVATPTRFARMVATVREHTDARIDVHAHDDFGLASANAMAGFEAGAAQAQVSVNGIGERAGNAAYEEVVMAAESLYGVDTGIDTTKITELARVVEAASDIPVPANKPVVGRNAFSHESGIHAAGVIENADTFEPGVMTPEMVGATREFVLGKHTGTHSVRKRLADIGFDPSDAEVREVTRRVKDHGAEKERVDDSTLEVFARDVGITHEDDTEEEVRA; from the coding sequence CTGACACGATGTCTCACAACGACACGGAGGATTCGTCGGGTTCCCCGGCGGGTCGAGTTCTTCCAGGGCACATTAGCCCAACAATCTGAAATCGAAGACGTACGAATCTTCGACACGACACTCCGCGACGGCGAACAGTCACCGCGAACCTCGTTCAGTTACGAGGAAAAGCGCGACATCGCCGAGACCCTCGACGACATGGGTACCCACGTCATCGAGGCCGGGTTCCCGGTGAACTCGGAGGCGGAGTTCGAAGCAGTCGCAGATATCGCTGCTTCGACGGACGCGACGACGTGCGGGTTGGCCCGCGTCGTCGACAAGGATATCGAAGCCGCGCTGGATTCCGGCGTGGACATGGTGCACACGTTCGTGAGCACCAGCGACGTCCAGTTGGCCGACTCGATGCACGCTTCCCGCGAGGAAGCCGTCGAGCGGGCCGTCCGCAGTGTCGAACACGTCCGCGACGCGGGCGTTGAAGTAATGTTCTCACCGATGGACGCCACCCGGACGGACGAGGACTTCCTCATCGAAGTCGTCGAAGCCGTCTCCGAGGCGGGCGTCGATTGGATCAACCTGCCGGACACCTGCGGCGTGGCGACGCCGACTCGCTTCGCCCGCATGGTGGCGACGGTCAGGGAACACACCGACGCGAGAATCGACGTGCACGCGCACGACGATTTCGGTCTGGCGTCGGCGAACGCGATGGCCGGCTTCGAGGCCGGCGCGGCACAGGCGCAGGTGTCGGTCAACGGCATCGGCGAGCGCGCCGGCAACGCCGCCTACGAGGAGGTCGTCATGGCGGCCGAATCCCTCTACGGCGTCGACACCGGCATCGACACGACGAAGATAACCGAGCTGGCTCGCGTCGTCGAGGCGGCGTCCGACATCCCGGTCCCGGCGAACAAGCCGGTCGTCGGCCGTAACGCCTTCTCTCACGAGAGCGGCATCCACGCCGCCGGCGTCATCGAGAACGCCGACACGTTCGAACCGGGCGTCATGACCCCGGAGATGGTCGGCGCGACCCGCGAGTTCGTACTCGGCAAGCACACGGGGACGCACTCGGTGCGAAAGCGCCTCGCAGACATCGGGTTCGACCCCTCGGACGCCGAGGTCCGGGAGGTCACCCGCCGCGTCAAAGACCACGGCGCGGAGAAAGAACGCGTCGACGATTCGACGCTCGAGGTGTTCGCCCGCGACGTGGGTATCACCCACGAGGACGACACGGAGGAGGAGGTCCGCGCTTGA